The following are from one region of the Silene latifolia isolate original U9 population chromosome 9, ASM4854445v1, whole genome shotgun sequence genome:
- the LOC141602433 gene encoding putative glutathione S-transferase parA, translating to MGGENAKVELLDYWRSPYAMRVKIALEEKQINYECNEQELLGNKSSLLIEMNPVHKRVPVLIHNGKPICESLVIVEYIDEVWAHTSPLLPSDPYLRSQAKFWGDFVDNKIFSSGRELWQAKGEKQETIIKEFIEGLKLLEEELKEEKFFGGDNFGYVDVALVPLTCWFYALEKCGNFSIDAHCSKLIGWAQRCKDRPSVSKSLPDPVKIYDYVLELKKMFGLE from the exons ATGGGGGGTGAAAATGCAAAAGTAGAATTACTAGATTATTGGAGAAGTCCATATGCAATGAGGGTAAAAATAGCATTAGAAGAgaaacaaattaattatgaatgTAATGAACAAGAGTTATTAGGGAATAAGAGTTCTTTACTTATCGAAATGAACCCGGTTCATAAACGGGTACCCGTTTTGATCCATAATGGTAAACCCATTTGTGAATCTTTGGTTATTGTTGAGTATATTGATGAGGTTTGGGCTCATACTAGTCCGTTGCTTCCTTCTGATCCTTACCTTAGATCTCAAGCTAAATTTTGGGGTGATTTTGTTGACAATAAG ATATTTTCAAGTGGAAGAGAATTATGGCAAGCAAAAGGTGAAAAACAagaaacaataataaaagagtttaTTGAAGGTTTAAAATTGTTAGAAGAAGAGCTAAAAGAAGAGAAGTTCTTTGGAGGAGACAATTTTGGATATGTAGATGTAGCCTTAGTGCCTCTAACATGTTGGTTTTATGCCTTGGAAAAATGTGGGAATTTTAGCATAGATGCTCATTGTTCTAAACTCATAGGTTGGGCCCAAAGATGCAAAGATAGGCCCAGTGTGTCCAAGTCTCTGCCCGACCCGGTTAAGATCTATGATTATGTCTTGGAACTTAAGAAAATGTTTGGGCTGGAGTAA